The following are encoded together in the Candidatus Omnitrophota bacterium genome:
- a CDS encoding AAA family ATPase, translating to MYENFYGFKEKPFNVTADPTFFYLSRRHKEAFSHLVYGIQDRKGILEITGEIGTGKTTLCRALLNHLDRSTKTAFILNPYLSQVQLLQAIMADLGLNLKSRTKLALINALNDFLLREANCGNNVVILIDEAQNLSSKQLEQIRLLSNLETEKLKLLQIVLVGQPELCDKLKQPSLRQLNQRIAVRYHILPLERDELEEYIKHRLHIARAKSKIEFSQDALSEIFSYSGGTPRLINILCDRALLAGFVLETNTISRDLIKKCIEELG from the coding sequence ATGTATGAAAATTTTTATGGTTTTAAAGAAAAGCCGTTCAACGTAACGGCTGATCCTACCTTTTTTTATTTAAGTAGAAGGCATAAAGAGGCTTTCTCTCACCTTGTCTATGGTATCCAAGATAGAAAAGGCATCTTGGAGATTACAGGTGAGATCGGAACAGGCAAGACCACTCTCTGCAGAGCACTTCTTAACCACCTAGACAGGAGTACAAAAACCGCATTTATCTTAAATCCATATTTGTCGCAAGTCCAATTATTGCAGGCAATTATGGCAGACCTTGGTTTGAATTTAAAGTCGCGCACAAAACTTGCCCTTATCAACGCCTTGAATGATTTTCTTCTACGAGAGGCGAATTGTGGTAATAATGTTGTTATTTTAATTGATGAGGCACAAAACTTATCTTCAAAACAATTAGAGCAGATTCGTCTCCTTTCTAATCTAGAGACAGAGAAGCTCAAGCTCTTACAGATCGTTCTTGTTGGTCAACCAGAATTATGCGACAAACTGAAGCAGCCGAGCTTGAGACAGTTGAATCAAAGGATTGCTGTGCGTTACCATATCTTGCCTCTTGAGCGAGATGAATTGGAAGAATATATAAAACATCGCTTGCACATTGCCAGGGCAAAGAGTAAAATTGAATTTAGCCAGGATGCATTGAGTGAAATCTTTAGTTACTCTGGAGGCACGCCTCGTCTAATCAATATTCTCTGTGACCGCGCCTTGCTGGCAGGATTTGTTCTAGAGACAAACACTATATCAAGAGATTTGATAAAAAAATGTATTGAGGAGTTAGGATGA
- a CDS encoding PilZ domain-containing protein → MEQANIERRKHKRLNKRFPVHFRIKTTNKYGDTLSCDVSGGGIRVMIQNFIAPKTDFMLEFSINDFFQIISAVGKVVWTKKVPHSDRYQLGIEFKEIPSKVKEVITQFIEDCFSKL, encoded by the coding sequence ATGGAACAGGCAAATATTGAAAGAAGAAAGCATAAAAGACTCAATAAACGCTTCCCCGTACATTTCCGCATAAAAACTACCAATAAATACGGCGATACCTTAAGCTGTGACGTTAGCGGAGGCGGCATAAGGGTAATGATTCAGAATTTCATAGCCCCCAAAACTGATTTTATGCTTGAATTTAGCATTAATGATTTCTTTCAGATTATTTCCGCTGTCGGAAAAGTCGTCTGGACAAAGAAAGTGCCCCATTCTGATCGCTATCAGTTAGGTATAGAATTCAAGGAAATCCCTTCAAAAGTCAAAGAAGTCATAACTCAATTTATTGAAGATTGCTTTAGCAAGCTCTAA
- a CDS encoding PilZ domain-containing protein has protein sequence MNYKGSERRRASRVEKNVPIKIKEVNFDSVSETRNLSSSGIYCRLDKYIAPMEKVVMILLVPRLKESSPGKDRCKKVECEGTIVRTELVNDPIEGDYYNVAIFFSEIKKADKSYIEKYVKRHLEEK, from the coding sequence ATGAACTACAAAGGATCAGAAAGAAGAAGAGCAAGTCGAGTCGAAAAGAATGTACCCATAAAGATAAAAGAGGTCAATTTTGACTCTGTCAGTGAAACAAGAAACCTAAGCTCTTCTGGAATTTACTGCAGGCTGGATAAATATATCGCACCAATGGAAAAGGTTGTTATGATTCTTTTGGTACCGCGATTAAAAGAATCTTCCCCTGGAAAAGACCGCTGCAAAAAGGTCGAATGCGAAGGCACAATAGTAAGAACCGAGCTGGTCAATGATCCTATTGAAGGCGACTACTATAATGTTGCTATCTTCTTTAGCGAGATAAAAAAAGCAGACAAGTCCTACATTGAAAAATATGTAAAGAGACATTTGGAAGAAAAGTGA
- a CDS encoding SagB/ThcOx family dehydrogenase translates to MRKVITILALLCLSIISLNVFSKENKEAMSIKLPDIKISTNKPLNRLLQKRQSLRKFSNKKLTLEQISSLLWAAIGEKVDAVSSASRTVPSAGASYPVEVYLYVQGDTVDVLKSGFYHYLSGTHSLNSLPVKINNEEIISSCWDQGFIAQAPIVIIVVANFEKTTSRYGKRGQRYVYIDAGHVGQNLYLMATQLGLVTVEVGAFDDFRLAECLKLPKPLKPILVMPVGYAF, encoded by the coding sequence ATGAGAAAAGTTATTACAATCCTTGCTCTTCTTTGCCTATCCATAATAAGCCTCAATGTTTTTTCTAAAGAAAACAAGGAAGCTATGAGTATCAAGCTCCCAGACATCAAAATATCCACGAATAAACCTCTTAATCGACTTCTTCAAAAACGACAATCCCTTAGAAAATTCAGCAATAAAAAATTAACATTGGAACAAATCTCTTCACTTCTCTGGGCAGCAATAGGTGAAAAGGTTGATGCTGTTAGCTCTGCCAGCCGCACTGTGCCATCAGCAGGAGCAAGCTATCCTGTTGAAGTATATTTATATGTACAAGGTGATACTGTGGATGTTTTAAAGTCAGGATTTTATCATTATCTTTCTGGTACACATAGCCTGAATTCTCTGCCTGTAAAAATTAACAATGAGGAAATCATCTCTTCCTGCTGGGACCAGGGATTTATCGCCCAAGCCCCTATTGTTATTATAGTTGTGGCTAATTTTGAAAAAACAACAAGTCGCTACGGGAAAAGAGGCCAGCGCTATGTCTACATCGATGCCGGACATGTTGGTCAGAATTTATATCTTATGGCTACACAATTAGGCTTAGTAACTGTAGAGGTAGGGGCGTTTGACGATTTTAGACTAGCAGAATGCTTAAAATTACCAAAA